The nucleotide window GCTCGAATGGTTGCAAGATCTCTTGTAATGGATATTTATTATAGCCTGCGGCGCCAAACGCCTCTTCTTTACCACCGGTAGTAATAACGCTACGCCAGTGTTTGCCTTTAAGCGCACTCTGCTCACCGAATGCAAATCCTTTTCCTAACACACGATCAAACCACTCCTTCAATAACGAAGGACAGGAATACATAAACAGAGGATGCTGGAACACAATCACATCGTACTCTAGGAGTAAATCATGCTCATAAGGCACATCGATAAAGAAGTCTGGGTAGATGGCGTAGAGATCGTGAATTTTGACATGACCGAGCGACTCGACCTTTTTAACCATCATTTGATTAGCAATAGAGGTGTGCGGCTCTGGGTGTGCGTAGATTATTAACACCTTTGGCACGGCTTTGTCTGTCGAGGGAGTATTACTCATTCCTTTGAGGGCTAAACGGTGGCAAGGCCACAAGAATTTAAGCAAAAGTTATTAATATGTTATTGGCATCATAACGCAAATTGCATTGTGATCGACTTTTATCTGGTTTCAGCCTACTATGCAGGCGTCTGTTCACCTCTAATTTCTATGCTATTTCAATTATGATTACTTTCTCTGATATTCAATTGCTCCGCGGTGGTAAGCCACTCCTCGACCAAGCATCTGCGACTTTTCATCCTGGCGACAAGATCGGTTTGGTTGGTAAAAACGGCTGTGGTAAATCTACGCTGTTCGCCCTAATCAAGGACGAACTGTCTATTGATGCAGGCTCGTTCAGTAAACCAGCTCATTGGGAAATGGCTTGGGTTGCTCAAGAAACACCAGCATTAGAAAGAACAGCCATTGAATACGTGATTGATGGCGACCGTGAATACCGTGGCCTTGAAGATCAACTAGAGAAAGCGGAACAAGCCGACAACGGCACATTAGTCGCAGAGATCCACGGCAAGATTGAAACCATTGGTGGTTACAGCATCAAAGCACGTGCTGCCGAGTTATTGGATGGCCTAGGCTTTCGCCAAGAGCAAATGACATGGAACCTAACCCAGTTCTCGGGTGGTTGGCGTATGCGTTTGAACTTAGCGCAAGCCCTTCTATGTCGCAGTGACTTACTGCTACTCGATGAGCCTACCAACCACTTGGATTTAGACGCAGTAATGTGGCTAGAGCGCTGGTTACAAAACTACCCAGGCACACTCGTTCTTATCTCGCACGATAGAGATTTCTTAGATCCTATCGTCAACCGCATCGTGCATGTTGAAAACCAGCAGCTCAATGAATACACCGGTAACTACTCATCGTTTGAAACTCAACGAGCACAAAAGTTAATCCTGCAGCAAGCAATGTTCCAAAAGCAGCAGAAACAAATGTCTCACATGCAGAGCTACATTGACCGCTTTCGCTACAAAGCATCAAAGGCTCGCCAAGCGCAAAGCCGTATTAAAGCACTAGAGAAAATGGAACAAGTGCTGCCCGCTCAGTTTGATAACCCATTCAGCTTTGAGTTTAGAGAGCCAGACGCGCTACCAAATCCAATCATGATGATGGATGAAGTATCAGCGGGCTATGATGACAATCTGATTCTAGAGAAGATTCGCCTAAATCTAGTACCCGGCAGCCGTATCGGTCTGCTTGGTCGAAATGGTGCCGGCAAATCAACGCTAATCAAGCTGCTTTCAGGTGAACTGAAACAGCAAGGCGGTGAGCTGAGCTATTCGCAAGGCGTTAAGATGGGTTACTTCGCTCAGCATCAATTGGAGACGCTGCACCCAGAAGAAACGCCACTTCAGCACATGATGCAAATTGCGCCGAAACACACCGAGCAACAACTGCGTGACTACCTAGGTAGCTTTGGCTTCCAAGGTGAAAAAGCACTCGACAAGGTGGCGCCATTCTCGGGTGGTGAAAAAGCGCGCTTGGTATTAGCGCTACTGGTATGGCAAAAACCAAACCTGTTGCTACTCGATGAACCAACCAACCACTTGGATCTCGACATGCGTCAGGCGTTGACCTTCGCCCTACAGACATTTGAAGGCGCAATGGTTATCGTATCGCACGACCGTTACCTACTTCGTGCGACTACTGATGATTTATACCTTGTGCACGACCGTCAAGTTGCACCGTTTGATGGTGACCTAAGCGATTACTACAAGTGGCTAACCGAACAGCAGAAAGTTGAGCGCAAAGAAGCACAAGCATTGGCACCAGCAAAAGACGGCGCCAACAGTGCAGCAGCGAAAAAAGAGCAGAAACGTAAAGAAGCAGAGTTCCGTAAACTGACGGCACCACTTCGTAAAAAGCTGACTCAATTTGAAAAGCAGATGGATAAGTTAACGCTATCTCTCGAAGAAGCTGAGCAAGAATTATCCGACACTTCACTGTATGAAGCTGAAAATAAGGCTAAACTGAATAAAGTACTCGCTCTCCAAGCGAGCAGTAAGTCACAGCTAGAAGAAGTTGAAATGGATTGGATGTCCACTCAAGAAGAGCTTGAGCAGATGGAACAGGATATGGATAGCTTATGAGCCCAGAGCACGCCCCAATATCACTAACACTGGAACGACTATGGCAATTTAGCCTTCAGTATTACAGTGTGCGCGGTGTAAAGGATGCGTGCCTAGCTTTGCAAAACCAGTTCCACGGCAACGTCAATCTACTGCTGCTTCTCAAATGGCTTGATGAGCAGCAATTGTCTTTTGCTGAGGAAGAGTGGCACAAGGTACAACAGTGCTTAAGCCGCTCTGAAACCCTGCTTCATAGCTATCGAGAGCTGCGTAAGCACCTCAAACCTCAAGTTGTCGATTCCCTCTACCGTGAAGCGCTCCAATTTGAACTGCAGTTAGAGAAGCAACAGCAATCTGATCTCGTCGACTGCATTAATTCTCTTCAGCTTACGGCTAACCAGCAATCACCACTCGCTTTTCAATACTGTCGTTTATTAGGGGCTGAAAACCTCTACGACGCTTTTTCTGAACCAGCCCCTCAACCCTAACGCGTTTCCTTTCTCTTATCTTCAATCAAGATCCAAGCTTACCTTGGTAGTATCGCTCTTCGTTTTCACACGGGAGTGGCGCGCATGACTGGCAATATGTTTGAAGCTCAATCTCGACAATATTCAACTAGTTACCTACGCCTTGTTTTTGTAGCCCGTATCAGTGAAACCCTTGCGCTTATACCGAGAATCAACCAAGCTCAAATAAAAACGTGGGCGTTTCGCTAAAAGCTCAACACTTTATCAAAGCCCATAAAAGAAGCATGGACTGTTTTTATGACAATATTTACCGCAGCCGCTGGTTTATCTAATCCGCACTTACAAACCTTAGTGCCACGATTTATTAGAAAGCAGGCGTTGTTTGCCCCTCAATGGCAAACCTTAGAAACACCCGACGGTGACTTTCTCGATCTTGCTTGGAGCGAATCGCCAGAGGGTGACACCTCAAGTAATGATGCTCGAAGTAACAAGCCGATATTCGTTCTATTCCATGGCTTAGAGGGAAGCTTTGAAAGCCCTTATGCCAACGGACTGATGAATGCCTTTGCTAAAGATGGCTGGCTATCAGTGATGATGCACTTTAGAGGTTGCAGCGGAAAACCAAATCGCTTGGCTCGCGCTTATCATTCTGGTGAAGTCGAAGATGCGCGCTTTTTCCTAAGACATCTACACGCCCAGTTTCCCAATAACCCTAAGGTAGCGGTTGGTATCTCTTTGGGCGGTAACATGCTGGCGAACTATTTGGCTGAGTACGCGGACGACCCATTGCTGTCGGCGGCGACGATTGTCTCTGCACCTTTTGATCTGGCTTGTTGCTCTAGTCGTATTGAGCGAGGTTTCTCTAAACTCTATAAAAAGTACCTGCTCAACTCTCTCAAATCGAATGCCTTGAAAAAGATTAAGCTGTTGCAAGAAAAGCTCGGTATCACCGCCGAAACCATTAAGAAGATAGACAAGCTGTATGAGTTTGATGAACGGATTACTGCGCCTCTGCACGGGTTCAAGAATGCTCAGGACTACTATGCTCAGTGCTCAGCACTTCCTAAACTTAATAAGATTAAACTACCGACTCAGATCATCCATGCCAAAGACGATCCGTTTATGACAGACGACGTAATTCCAAAGTTCGTGTTACCTGACAACATCGACTATCGCCTGTTTCAAAAAGGCGGCCATGTGGGGTTCATTACCGGTAGCACGCTCAAACCAAGGTTTTGGTTAGAAGAAGCATTACCTGCTTACTATGAAAGTATCCAAGATTCGGCATAATGGCCGAGCCTTTTTTAAGGACTGAGTAGTAGACGTCACTAAACACAGTAATCAACACATCAATAAACCTATTTATGAACATAAAAGAGAGAAGTATTTATGATCATCCCATGGCAAGACATTGCGCCAGAAACACTGGAAAACCTCATTAAAGAATTCGTGCTGCGTGAAGGCACAGACTACGGCGACGTAGAGGTTTCACTGCAAAACAAGATTGATCAAGTGAAACATCAATTAGCCTCAAAGGAAGTCAGCATCGTGTTTTCTGAGCTGCATGAAACCGTTGATATTCAAGTCACAAAACGCTTCTAGGCTGCGCTCATAAAGGAGCCGTGTTATAGTGGTAAACGATTGCTAACAAGTAAGTTACTCAAAAGACAAGGGTTGTCATGTCCGCTAAACATCCAATTATTGCGGTGACGGGTTCATCAGGAGCCGGCACCACCACTACCTCAGAAGCCTTCCGAAAAATGTTCAATATGATGGACGTGAAGGCCGCTTGGGTTGAAGGGGATAGTTTCCATCGCTTCACTCGACCAGAGATGGATGTCGAGATCCGTAAGGCTCGCGAGCAAGGTAAGCACATCAGCTACTTTGGTCCACAAGCCAATGATTTTGGCGCATTAGAAGAGTTCTTCCGTCAATACGGTAATGAAGGCACGGGTAAAGTCCGTAGTTACCTACATACCTTCGATGAAGCCGTGCCTTACAATCAAATGCCGGGCACCTTTACGCCATGGCAAGAGATCCCAGAAAATTCCGATGTGATGTTCTACGAAGGTCTTCATGGTGGCGTGGTAGATGGCGACATCAATGTCTCACAGCACGTCGACTTGCTGATCGGCATGGTGCCAATCGTCAACCTTGAGTGGATCCAAAAATTCGTTCGTGACACACGCGATCGTGGGCACTCACGCGAAGCAGTAATGGATTCTATTGTTCGCTCAATGGATGATTATCTTAACTACATTACCCCGCAGTTTTCGCGCACTCATATCAACTTTCAGCGTGTCCCAACCGTAGATACATCGAATCCACTGAACGCTAAAGGGATTCCAAGTTTAGACGAAAGCTTCGTGGTTATACGTTTGCGTGGCATCAAAAACGTAGATTTCCCCTACCTTCTGGCTATGATAGATGGCTCATTTATGTCACGCCACAACACGCTTGTAGTGCCAGGCGGCAAGATGAGTTTTGCTATGGAGCTCATTGTACGGCCCATCCTACAACAGCTCATCGAAACCGGAAAAATAGGTTAACAATACGCCATTCTGGTTGATTACTTTTCATACCGTGATCATGTGCACAATTTTGCGTAAAAAATCGTAGCTTGGTCACGATTAAAATCAAGAAATAGTACCTGAAAAAGGATACTATTCTTAAACGAAACACAAGATAGCTTGCAGCGCTCAACGAGTGCTCTTATCCTACAAGTCAATCCAGGCTTAGCTAAAATACGGAAAGCGGCAAGCATACCCTGCAGAGGAAGTAAGATATTATGGTTCTAGGTAAACCCCAAACCGATCCAACATTAGAGTGGTTCCTTTCACACTGTCATATTCATAAGTACCCTTCAAAAAGTACTTTGATTCATGCTGGTGAAAAGGCAGAAACCTTGTACTACATCGTTAAAGGTTCTGTGGCAGTTCTTATCAAAGACGAAGAAGGTAAGGAAATGATTCTTTCTTACCTAAACCAAGGTGACTTCATTGGTGAACTTGGCCTCTTCGAAGAAGACCAAGAGCGTACTGCATGGGTTCGTGCAAAATCTCCTTG belongs to Vibrio splendidus and includes:
- the kefG gene encoding glutathione-regulated potassium-efflux system ancillary protein KefG, which produces MSNTPSTDKAVPKVLIIYAHPEPHTSIANQMMVKKVESLGHVKIHDLYAIYPDFFIDVPYEHDLLLEYDVIVFQHPLFMYSCPSLLKEWFDRVLGKGFAFGEQSALKGKHWRSVITTGGKEEAFGAAGYNKYPLQEILQPFELTAALCQMHWISPLVLHWARNVSDMTLYQHAEAYRNWLRDPLQDIGANDGSD
- a CDS encoding ABC transporter ATP-binding protein, with amino-acid sequence MITFSDIQLLRGGKPLLDQASATFHPGDKIGLVGKNGCGKSTLFALIKDELSIDAGSFSKPAHWEMAWVAQETPALERTAIEYVIDGDREYRGLEDQLEKAEQADNGTLVAEIHGKIETIGGYSIKARAAELLDGLGFRQEQMTWNLTQFSGGWRMRLNLAQALLCRSDLLLLDEPTNHLDLDAVMWLERWLQNYPGTLVLISHDRDFLDPIVNRIVHVENQQLNEYTGNYSSFETQRAQKLILQQAMFQKQQKQMSHMQSYIDRFRYKASKARQAQSRIKALEKMEQVLPAQFDNPFSFEFREPDALPNPIMMMDEVSAGYDDNLILEKIRLNLVPGSRIGLLGRNGAGKSTLIKLLSGELKQQGGELSYSQGVKMGYFAQHQLETLHPEETPLQHMMQIAPKHTEQQLRDYLGSFGFQGEKALDKVAPFSGGEKARLVLALLVWQKPNLLLLDEPTNHLDLDMRQALTFALQTFEGAMVIVSHDRYLLRATTDDLYLVHDRQVAPFDGDLSDYYKWLTEQQKVERKEAQALAPAKDGANSAAAKKEQKRKEAEFRKLTAPLRKKLTQFEKQMDKLTLSLEEAEQELSDTSLYEAENKAKLNKVLALQASSKSQLEEVEMDWMSTQEELEQMEQDMDSL
- a CDS encoding TIGR02444 family protein, with the protein product MSPEHAPISLTLERLWQFSLQYYSVRGVKDACLALQNQFHGNVNLLLLLKWLDEQQLSFAEEEWHKVQQCLSRSETLLHSYRELRKHLKPQVVDSLYREALQFELQLEKQQQSDLVDCINSLQLTANQQSPLAFQYCRLLGAENLYDAFSEPAPQP
- a CDS encoding hydrolase; the protein is MTIFTAAAGLSNPHLQTLVPRFIRKQALFAPQWQTLETPDGDFLDLAWSESPEGDTSSNDARSNKPIFVLFHGLEGSFESPYANGLMNAFAKDGWLSVMMHFRGCSGKPNRLARAYHSGEVEDARFFLRHLHAQFPNNPKVAVGISLGGNMLANYLAEYADDPLLSAATIVSAPFDLACCSSRIERGFSKLYKKYLLNSLKSNALKKIKLLQEKLGITAETIKKIDKLYEFDERITAPLHGFKNAQDYYAQCSALPKLNKIKLPTQIIHAKDDPFMTDDVIPKFVLPDNIDYRLFQKGGHVGFITGSTLKPRFWLEEALPAYYESIQDSA
- a CDS encoding YheU family protein — protein: MIIPWQDIAPETLENLIKEFVLREGTDYGDVEVSLQNKIDQVKHQLASKEVSIVFSELHETVDIQVTKRF
- a CDS encoding phosphoribulokinase, with the translated sequence MSAKHPIIAVTGSSGAGTTTTSEAFRKMFNMMDVKAAWVEGDSFHRFTRPEMDVEIRKAREQGKHISYFGPQANDFGALEEFFRQYGNEGTGKVRSYLHTFDEAVPYNQMPGTFTPWQEIPENSDVMFYEGLHGGVVDGDINVSQHVDLLIGMVPIVNLEWIQKFVRDTRDRGHSREAVMDSIVRSMDDYLNYITPQFSRTHINFQRVPTVDTSNPLNAKGIPSLDESFVVIRLRGIKNVDFPYLLAMIDGSFMSRHNTLVVPGGKMSFAMELIVRPILQQLIETGKIG